A single genomic interval of Flavobacterium sp. N2820 harbors:
- a CDS encoding MATE family efflux transporter produces MTFSDYTKEFSYNLKLAYPIILGMVGHTVVGIVDNIMVGKLGPTELAAVSLGNSFVFIAMSLGIGFSTAITPLVAESDGKNDVAGGRSAFHHGLYLCTILGVALFTLIFFSKPLIAYMGQPEAVVDMAKPYLDIVGFSLIPLIMYQAYKQFADGLSETKYSMWATIIGNITNVVINYFLIYGIWIFPELGIVGAAIGTIASRFVMLGFMHYMMNLKPKFHPYFKGFSLKEIKKEVNQKIIKIGMPSAMQMFFEVALFTGAIWLCGMIGTTSQAANQVALSLASVTFMFAMGLSVTAMIRIGNQKGLNDYVTLRKVAISIFLLTIIIEVVFALLFVALHTTLPYIFVDINDAENLTKNLEVIAISANLLLVAAVFQISDGLQVVVLGALRGLQDAKIPMYITFVAYWVIGFPISIYLGLETELKAVGVWIGLLAGLTAAALFLYIRFNYLTKKLVDGQTNPEASGQVQVQQQ; encoded by the coding sequence ATGACTTTTTCTGACTACACCAAAGAATTTTCTTATAACTTAAAATTAGCCTACCCTATTATTTTAGGTATGGTTGGTCATACCGTTGTGGGAATTGTGGACAATATTATGGTCGGAAAATTAGGCCCAACCGAGTTAGCTGCAGTCTCATTAGGAAATAGTTTTGTATTTATTGCAATGTCATTAGGAATTGGATTTTCAACTGCAATTACACCTTTGGTTGCCGAATCAGATGGAAAAAACGATGTTGCTGGCGGTCGTTCTGCGTTTCATCACGGATTGTATTTGTGTACAATTTTAGGCGTAGCATTATTTACTTTGATTTTCTTTTCGAAACCACTTATTGCTTACATGGGACAACCCGAAGCAGTTGTCGATATGGCAAAACCGTACTTAGATATCGTAGGTTTTTCGTTAATTCCGTTAATTATGTACCAAGCGTACAAACAGTTTGCAGACGGTTTGAGTGAAACTAAATATTCGATGTGGGCAACCATAATTGGAAATATCACCAACGTGGTTATCAACTATTTTTTAATTTATGGGATTTGGATTTTTCCTGAATTAGGTATTGTTGGAGCAGCCATTGGAACTATTGCTTCTCGTTTTGTGATGTTGGGTTTTATGCATTATATGATGAATCTAAAACCAAAATTCCATCCTTATTTTAAAGGTTTTAGCTTAAAAGAAATTAAAAAAGAGGTCAACCAAAAAATCATCAAAATTGGAATGCCTTCTGCCATGCAAATGTTCTTTGAAGTGGCATTATTTACAGGAGCAATTTGGTTGTGTGGAATGATTGGAACCACTAGTCAAGCTGCAAATCAAGTTGCGTTAAGTTTGGCATCCGTTACTTTTATGTTTGCTATGGGATTGAGTGTTACAGCGATGATTCGTATTGGAAATCAAAAAGGATTAAATGATTATGTTACCTTACGAAAAGTAGCAATATCTATTTTCTTATTAACAATAATAATCGAAGTGGTTTTTGCCTTACTATTTGTGGCTTTACACACCACTTTACCCTATATTTTTGTAGACATAAATGATGCGGAAAACCTAACCAAAAACTTAGAAGTAATAGCAATTTCAGCAAATTTGCTTTTGGTTGCCGCTGTTTTTCAAATTTCTGATGGCTTGCAAGTAGTGGTTTTAGGAGCGCTTCGTGGATTACAAGATGCTAAAATTCCAATGTATATTACGTTTGTAGCCTATTGGGTAATTGGATTTCCTATCTCAATTTATTTAGGATTGGAAACCGAATTAAAAGCAGTTGGTGTGTGGATTGGCCTTTTAGCCGGATTAACAGCTGCAGCACTATTTTTGTATATTCGCTTTAATTATTTAACTAAAAAACTGGTTGATGGACAAACCAATCCCGAAGCTTCGGGACAAGTTCAAGTGCAACAACAATAA
- the meaB gene encoding methylmalonyl Co-A mutase-associated GTPase MeaB, with amino-acid sequence MFHIPTIFVFLHKAKFLLKTPNKKSALSEIHGVAQPESLSTVVATQIQHFRRKQPSAEELIAGILKGDKTALSRAITLVESTNPEHLAKANEVIKGCLPHANHSVRIGITGVPGVGKSTFIEAFGKYLTSIGKKVAVLAVDPSSSISHGSILGDKTRMEELVKDENAYIRPSASGDTLGGVARKTRETIILCEACGFDTIVIETVGVGQSETAVHSMVDFFLLLKISGAGDELQGIKRGIMEMADTIVINKADGDNIAKAKLAKAEFNRALHLFPAKSSGWIPKVTTCSAYEKTGIDDIWRIISEYFEWVKANHYFEEKRQNQNQFWMMETINEQLKSHFYNHPNVIQLLEENKKAVQNNELSPFAAAMSLLEQYFKK; translated from the coding sequence ATGTTTCATATTCCTACAATTTTTGTATTTTTACACAAAGCAAAATTCCTTTTGAAAACACCAAATAAAAAATCGGCTCTTTCAGAAATTCACGGCGTTGCCCAACCCGAATCATTAAGTACGGTTGTAGCGACTCAAATTCAACATTTTCGAAGAAAACAACCTTCGGCAGAAGAACTAATTGCTGGAATTTTAAAAGGAGATAAAACCGCTTTAAGTCGCGCGATTACTTTGGTTGAAAGCACAAATCCAGAACATTTAGCCAAAGCAAATGAAGTGATTAAAGGTTGTTTGCCACATGCTAATCATTCGGTTCGTATTGGAATTACTGGTGTTCCAGGCGTTGGAAAAAGTACGTTTATTGAAGCTTTTGGAAAATATTTAACTTCTATTGGAAAGAAAGTCGCTGTTTTAGCGGTTGATCCAAGCTCATCTATTAGCCATGGAAGTATTTTGGGCGATAAAACCCGTATGGAAGAATTGGTAAAAGATGAAAACGCCTATATTCGACCAAGTGCTTCGGGTGATACGTTAGGCGGTGTAGCTCGAAAAACACGAGAAACTATTATTTTGTGTGAAGCTTGTGGTTTTGATACGATTGTTATTGAAACGGTTGGAGTAGGCCAAAGCGAAACTGCGGTGCACAGTATGGTCGATTTCTTTTTGTTGTTGAAAATTTCGGGTGCTGGAGATGAATTACAAGGCATCAAACGTGGCATCATGGAAATGGCAGACACTATTGTAATCAATAAAGCTGATGGCGATAATATTGCGAAAGCGAAGTTAGCGAAGGCAGAGTTCAATAGAGCCTTGCATTTATTTCCGGCTAAATCTTCGGGTTGGATTCCAAAAGTAACGACTTGTAGTGCTTATGAAAAAACAGGAATTGATGACATTTGGAGAATTATTTCCGAGTATTTCGAATGGGTAAAAGCAAATCATTATTTTGAAGAAAAGCGTCAAAATCAAAACCAATTTTGGATGATGGAAACCATAAACGAACAATTGAAATCACATTTTTATAATCATCCAAATGTCATTCAACTCTTAGAAGAAAATAAAAAAGCCGTGCAAAACAATGAATTATCACCTTTTGCAGCGGCTATGAGTTTGTTGGAACAGTATTTTAAAAAATAA
- a CDS encoding AEC family transporter, with product MENIILLFLCLLLGVALQKVPQFPKNAYQSLNQYVIYVSLPALALYYIPKITISLALLYPLGIAWLGFGLSFVFFYTLGTYFKWSKKLIGCLILTGGLSNTSFVGFPIIEALYGAEGLKTAIIVDQPGSFVVVTTLGILVAASFSRGNLSTSEIVLKIVKFPPFIAFTIALFCTLLTLDFPEVLQNSFLRIGNTVTPVALVAVGLQLKIDTRSKHWSFLTLGLLFKLILMPAFFFLLYKIVLGGKGLEIDVSIMESAMAPMITGAILASNYGLKPKLSSMMIGIGIPLSLLTVAFWYWVLSL from the coding sequence ATGGAAAACATCATTCTTTTATTTTTGTGTTTACTTTTAGGCGTTGCGCTTCAAAAAGTACCGCAATTTCCTAAAAATGCCTATCAAAGTTTGAATCAATACGTGATTTACGTTTCGCTTCCGGCTTTGGCATTGTACTATATTCCGAAAATTACGATTTCATTGGCTTTGCTTTATCCGTTAGGAATTGCTTGGTTGGGTTTTGGGTTATCGTTTGTTTTTTTCTATACTTTAGGAACCTATTTCAAATGGTCTAAAAAGTTAATCGGCTGCTTAATTTTGACAGGTGGGCTGAGCAATACTTCCTTTGTAGGATTTCCCATTATCGAAGCTTTATATGGTGCAGAAGGATTGAAAACTGCCATAATCGTTGATCAACCAGGTTCATTCGTAGTCGTAACCACTTTGGGAATTTTAGTGGCTGCGAGTTTTTCAAGAGGTAATTTGAGTACTTCAGAAATCGTATTAAAAATTGTAAAATTTCCGCCATTTATTGCTTTTACAATTGCACTATTTTGTACTCTATTAACTTTAGACTTTCCTGAAGTATTACAAAACTCTTTTTTAAGAATTGGAAATACGGTAACTCCAGTCGCTTTGGTAGCTGTTGGATTGCAATTAAAAATTGATACACGAAGCAAACATTGGTCTTTTTTGACTTTAGGATTGCTTTTCAAATTGATTCTAATGCCTGCTTTCTTCTTCTTACTATACAAAATTGTGTTAGGCGGAAAAGGTTTAGAAATTGATGTTTCAATTATGGAATCTGCCATGGCTCCAATGATAACAGGAGCTATTTTAGCATCTAATTATGGATTAAAACCGAAATTAAGTAGCATGATGATTGGAATTGGAATTCCGTTGTCGTTGCTGACGGTTGCTTTTTGGTATTGGGTTTTGAGTTTGTAG
- a CDS encoding FAD-binding oxidoreductase, whose product MNPEIVLALENIVGSAYIFTDEATRKMYGHDETEDLSFPPHVVVKPSNTEEVAQILKVSNTYKIPTVPIGARTGLSGGALSIYGGIGISMERFNQIIEIDEQNLQVTTQPGVITQVLREAVAEKGLFYPVDPSSMGSCYIGGNIAENSGGARALKYGVTKDYVLNLEVVLPTGDVIWTGANTLKNSTGYNLTQLMVGSEGTLGIVTKIVLKLLPQNKHNVLLLVPFYKAEQACEAVSAIFRAGIIPSALEFMERDAIDWTLKFVNDLNVEVKHNVQAHLLIEVDGNYPEILMQEAEQILAVVEQFEIDEVLFADTEEQKNALWKMRRSVAEAVKANSIYKEEDTVVPRYELPKLLKGIKEIGAKYGFQSVCYGHAGDGNLHVNIIKGNMTDANWKTEVPKGIREIFELTVGLKGTLSGEHGIGLVQKNYMDIAFSKVHLELMERIKAIFDPNNVLNPGKIFPDGE is encoded by the coding sequence ATGAATCCTGAAATAGTACTTGCGCTTGAAAACATTGTAGGTTCGGCTTATATTTTTACTGATGAGGCTACTCGTAAAATGTATGGACATGATGAAACGGAAGATTTGAGTTTTCCACCTCATGTTGTTGTAAAACCTTCCAATACTGAAGAAGTAGCACAAATTTTAAAAGTTTCGAATACGTATAAAATTCCGACAGTGCCTATTGGTGCGCGTACGGGTTTGAGCGGTGGTGCTTTATCGATTTATGGTGGCATTGGGATTTCAATGGAGCGATTCAATCAGATTATTGAAATTGATGAACAAAATTTACAAGTTACAACTCAACCCGGTGTAATTACGCAAGTTTTACGTGAAGCTGTTGCCGAAAAAGGCTTGTTTTATCCAGTAGATCCAAGTAGTATGGGAAGTTGTTACATTGGCGGAAATATTGCTGAAAATTCAGGAGGAGCAAGAGCTTTGAAATATGGAGTTACGAAAGATTATGTGCTGAATTTAGAAGTTGTTTTGCCTACTGGTGATGTAATTTGGACAGGTGCTAATACTTTGAAAAATTCAACGGGTTATAATCTTACGCAATTGATGGTAGGAAGTGAAGGAACATTAGGTATCGTGACTAAAATTGTATTGAAATTATTACCTCAAAATAAGCATAACGTTTTGCTTTTGGTTCCGTTTTATAAAGCGGAGCAAGCGTGTGAAGCGGTTTCAGCGATTTTTAGAGCGGGAATTATCCCAAGTGCTTTAGAGTTTATGGAACGCGATGCCATTGATTGGACATTAAAATTTGTGAATGATTTGAATGTGGAAGTAAAACACAACGTTCAAGCGCATTTGTTGATTGAAGTAGATGGCAATTATCCAGAAATTTTGATGCAAGAAGCAGAACAAATTTTGGCAGTAGTAGAACAATTTGAAATTGATGAAGTGTTATTTGCCGATACAGAAGAACAAAAAAATGCACTTTGGAAAATGCGTCGTTCTGTGGCGGAAGCAGTAAAAGCGAATTCGATTTATAAAGAAGAAGATACCGTTGTTCCAAGATATGAATTACCAAAATTACTAAAAGGAATCAAAGAAATTGGGGCTAAGTATGGTTTTCAATCGGTGTGTTATGGTCATGCGGGCGATGGTAATTTACACGTCAACATCATCAAAGGCAATATGACCGATGCCAACTGGAAAACCGAAGTTCCAAAAGGGATTCGTGAAATTTTTGAATTAACGGTTGGTTTAAAAGGAACTTTATCAGGCGAACACGGGATTGGTTTGGTGCAAAAAAACTACATGGACATTGCGTTTTCAAAAGTACATTTGGAATTAATGGAACGCATCAAAGCCATTTTTGACCCAAATAATGTGTTGAATCCTGGGAAGATTTTTCCTGATGGGGAATAA
- a CDS encoding DUF5777 family beta-barrel protein — protein MVLNKRKIWKSIMLFAVPLLMNAQDDLLSEIDTTATNETVASAFKSLKIVNLESTKLAAKGDFYFIVAHRFGFVDKGFDDFFGLDNANTQLKFLYGVNDWLTVHIGRSGFQETYDLAAKYRLYAQKENGFPVTIVGFNSVAINSELKEEDFPKLQFENRLSYVAQVLISRKFSEKLSLEIAPSVFHENTLRDLLDDNNALILPNPQDNTQFAIGLGGRYKLTNRWSVNVDYAAHLNRASQSNYKNPLSIGVDLETGGHVFQMHFTNAQAMHETGYLGQTVGDWSDGKIAFGFNLVRVF, from the coding sequence ATGGTATTAAATAAAAGAAAAATATGGAAATCAATCATGTTGTTTGCTGTTCCATTATTAATGAATGCTCAGGATGATTTGTTGAGTGAAATTGATACAACAGCTACAAATGAAACTGTTGCATCTGCCTTCAAATCTTTAAAAATAGTAAATTTAGAATCTACTAAATTGGCCGCTAAAGGTGATTTTTATTTCATTGTTGCACACCGATTTGGATTTGTTGATAAAGGATTTGATGATTTTTTTGGACTAGATAATGCAAATACACAATTAAAATTTTTATATGGTGTAAACGATTGGTTAACAGTTCATATTGGCAGAAGTGGCTTTCAAGAAACCTATGATTTAGCTGCAAAGTATCGATTGTATGCACAAAAAGAAAATGGATTTCCAGTTACTATTGTAGGATTTAATAGCGTGGCAATTAATTCTGAATTAAAAGAAGAAGATTTTCCAAAATTGCAATTTGAAAACAGATTAAGTTATGTAGCTCAAGTGTTAATTTCAAGAAAGTTTTCGGAAAAATTATCATTAGAAATTGCACCAAGTGTTTTTCATGAAAACACATTAAGAGATCTATTAGACGATAATAACGCATTAATTTTACCTAATCCACAGGATAATACTCAATTTGCTATTGGACTTGGTGGGCGATATAAATTAACAAATCGGTGGTCTGTTAATGTTGATTATGCGGCACATTTAAACAGAGCTTCGCAATCAAATTATAAAAATCCATTGTCCATTGGAGTTGACTTAGAAACTGGTGGACACGTATTTCAAATGCACTTTACAAACGCACAAGCTATGCATGAAACAGGTTATTTAGGTCAAACAGTAGGGGATTGGTCAGACGGAAAAATTGCTTTTGGATTTAATTTAGTCCGAGTATTTTAA
- a CDS encoding T9SS type A sorting domain-containing protein, translating to MKNKITLLLLLGISMLSAQQKSTGVVTLSTNMSANLTLDSGTSIATLSLTGPNDRWFALQFGSFTGGMEAGSDLVYWNNVTLVDARHVGVGSTPTTDATNNWTITSNLNNSPSAGLRTIVATRAFNTGDVNDFTFNFSDTSIDFAWARMSSATYGLAYHGGANRDVTLDRTFTLGTESFSLNDSQLYPNPSNGNFTILAKTNLTKINVYTITGGFVKSIEVTDNAINAEINVSGLETGVYLVELQNDLEKTWKKVIVN from the coding sequence ATGAAAAACAAAATTACTTTATTATTACTATTGGGAATTTCAATGTTAAGTGCCCAGCAAAAATCGACAGGAGTTGTTACCTTGTCCACAAATATGTCGGCAAATTTAACGCTGGATAGTGGAACTTCTATTGCAACATTATCTTTAACCGGGCCAAATGACAGATGGTTTGCACTTCAATTTGGATCATTCACAGGCGGAATGGAAGCCGGTTCTGATTTAGTTTATTGGAACAATGTTACCTTAGTTGATGCAAGACATGTTGGGGTAGGTTCAACTCCTACAACCGATGCAACAAACAACTGGACGATTACCTCAAATTTAAATAATTCACCAAGTGCTGGTTTAAGAACTATTGTAGCAACAAGAGCATTTAATACGGGTGATGTAAATGATTTTACATTTAATTTTAGTGATACATCTATTGATTTTGCTTGGGCTAGAATGAGCTCAGCAACTTATGGATTGGCTTATCATGGTGGTGCAAATAGAGATGTTACTTTAGATAGAACTTTCACACTTGGAACCGAAAGTTTTTCTTTAAATGATTCACAACTTTATCCTAATCCAAGCAATGGGAATTTTACGATTTTAGCAAAAACCAATTTAACTAAAATTAACGTATATACAATTACAGGTGGTTTTGTTAAATCCATAGAAGTAACAGATAACGCTATTAATGCAGAAATTAATGTTTCTGGATTAGAAACGGGAGTTTATCTAGTAGAACTTCAAAATGATTTAGAAAAAACTTGGAAAAAAGTAATTGTAAACTAA
- a CDS encoding ankyrin repeat domain-containing protein, producing the protein MKYILFLFLFCSCTCFSQENTFFNIARKGTIEEAKKWISEKPNSINEINQHGFSPLILACYSGNIDMVVFLIDNKANVDFLSSEGTALMASTVKGNFKMTELLLQNGANPDLTNEAGISALMYAVQFKNISIIKLLLQHNANKLLLDKEGRSAFEYAVFTKNEEIINLLK; encoded by the coding sequence ATGAAGTATATTTTATTCCTTTTTTTATTTTGTAGTTGTACTTGTTTTTCTCAAGAAAATACGTTTTTTAATATTGCTCGAAAGGGTACTATTGAAGAAGCAAAAAAATGGATTTCGGAAAAGCCAAATAGTATTAATGAAATAAATCAACATGGTTTTTCGCCTTTGATTTTAGCTTGTTACAGCGGAAATATTGATATGGTTGTTTTTTTAATTGATAATAAAGCAAATGTTGATTTTTTATCATCTGAAGGAACTGCTTTAATGGCTTCAACAGTTAAGGGGAATTTTAAAATGACCGAATTATTACTTCAAAATGGTGCAAATCCTGATTTAACGAATGAAGCTGGAATTTCTGCGTTGATGTATGCGGTACAATTCAAAAATATTTCGATTATAAAATTGTTATTGCAACACAATGCCAACAAATTGTTATTAGATAAAGAGGGTAGATCAGCTTTTGAATATGCTGTTTTTACCAAAAACGAAGAAATTATTAATCTTTTAAAATAA
- a CDS encoding OB-fold protein, with protein MKKKLLIVCFFVIITAVLIYNYVYKSHRDISNEKESFAISVIDLKNDYRKNDSLANAKYLDKTIVIYGKITSLDLANRILSVDTSLSAILKESGVSLNLNDSIKLKGRFIGYDDLLEEFKMDECSVIK; from the coding sequence ATGAAAAAAAAGTTGTTAATAGTTTGTTTTTTTGTGATTATAACTGCGGTTTTAATATATAATTATGTATACAAAAGCCATCGTGATATTTCGAATGAAAAGGAATCGTTTGCTATTTCTGTTATTGATTTGAAAAATGATTACAGAAAAAACGATAGCCTTGCAAATGCAAAATACCTTGATAAAACTATTGTCATTTACGGAAAAATTACCAGTTTAGATTTGGCAAATAGAATATTGTCTGTAGATACTTCTTTGTCTGCTATTCTGAAAGAAAGTGGAGTTTCATTAAATCTAAATGATAGTATAAAATTAAAAGGTAGGTTTATAGGATATGATGATTTATTAGAAGAATTTAAAATGGACGAATGTTCAGTAATCAAATAG
- a CDS encoding c-type cytochrome: MKNKINLFILSGFVVFTSCTTDSISDLTEPTNLNEVTYTSAVKSIIDSNCIVCHGDIPTNGAPMSLTTYENVKEAVLNRNLLDRISRTEGTSGAMPLGGPRLPQNDINAITTWIDNNFPQ, from the coding sequence ATGAAAAACAAAATTAATTTATTCATTTTATCTGGATTTGTTGTCTTTACAAGTTGCACAACAGATAGTATTTCAGACTTAACTGAGCCAACCAACCTCAACGAGGTTACTTACACTTCGGCTGTTAAATCTATTATTGATAGCAATTGCATTGTTTGTCATGGAGATATTCCAACAAATGGAGCACCTATGTCTTTAACCACATACGAAAATGTTAAGGAAGCGGTTTTGAACCGAAACTTATTAGATAGAATATCAAGAACCGAAGGAACGTCAGGCGCAATGCCTTTAGGCGGACCAAGATTACCACAAAACGATATCAATGCTATTACTACTTGGATTGACAACAATTTTCCACAATAA
- a CDS encoding YceI family protein: protein MKIKLVLPILFLSILTMAQEKMITKSGTITFEASVPAFEEVKAKNSGASCVLNTKTGEIASLALMKGFKFKVALMEEHFNENYVESAKYPKATFKGKVENFDYSKVTTSFQNYTLKGKLELHGKTKDISIIAKIRKNKDGLEISSNFSVNSDDFDIEIPSVVSKKVSKKVNVSLDFLLK from the coding sequence ATGAAAATTAAATTAGTACTCCCGATACTTTTTCTGAGCATTTTGACAATGGCTCAAGAAAAAATGATTACAAAAAGCGGCACAATTACATTTGAAGCATCAGTTCCCGCTTTTGAAGAAGTAAAAGCTAAAAATTCAGGTGCATCATGTGTTTTAAATACTAAAACTGGTGAAATTGCCTCGTTAGCATTAATGAAAGGATTTAAATTTAAAGTTGCCTTAATGGAAGAACACTTTAACGAGAATTATGTGGAGAGCGCAAAATATCCTAAAGCTACGTTTAAAGGAAAAGTAGAAAACTTTGATTATTCTAAAGTTACAACTTCTTTTCAAAATTATACACTCAAAGGAAAACTTGAACTTCATGGAAAAACCAAAGACATTTCTATAATTGCTAAAATTAGAAAAAACAAGGATGGATTAGAAATTAGTTCTAATTTTTCAGTTAATAGTGATGACTTTGATATTGAAATTCCTAGTGTTGTTAGTAAAAAAGTTTCTAAAAAAGTAAATGTTTCATTAGATTTCTTACTGAAATAA